In Moorella sp. Hama-1, a single genomic region encodes these proteins:
- a CDS encoding DUF2193 domain-containing protein produces MSQAVYAKMVAEAMAAQKADVEVIKAKRGGVFKITDAKPYVDAVNGMKVGEGQSPEVIRLHVDSVNAHYDILNQLTETVRPEDDPFVEHYQTPAILEILYELDPAFRQAVEKFIAAIAANEALVGREAIRRYGGFYGPTCVVDFAYCPGSTSNVVNDILRGLDIDKDYKKAILSAKSWGMNTSYGIGAAFAAAIEAGKTASEAVKEEIAMLQLVYDRPIEAQTRLMIEAGHSSFDVKKYMEMYKERMRPAVKAAVDAGVHYGNIVTVPAYCVGDVAHHIAQSMFNMAKDDMTMAIIEAVTEVMEKTLNVGLEQGFKSQYDVLSVATGSSAAAVAYILEKDGFTVPMVIDLLTKRFFNYVQKYPNRGAAAELHNCDFLDMLHRGSKILEVSPIGAGGKVRGIPVQLDPIDANDVITNPQRYTYPACAITVRFSSLMRLADFPCLLTSEPVTATLMTNIIALDPQTPGSPARVCKDCAVTTLIKRHDYCNWKQSV; encoded by the coding sequence ATGTCGCAGGCGGTATACGCCAAAATGGTGGCCGAAGCCATGGCTGCTCAGAAGGCAGACGTTGAGGTCATCAAGGCCAAAAGAGGTGGTGTTTTCAAAATCACCGATGCCAAACCTTACGTTGACGCCGTCAATGGCATGAAGGTAGGAGAGGGACAGAGCCCTGAAGTTATTCGTTTGCATGTTGATTCGGTTAACGCTCACTATGATATTTTGAACCAGTTGACTGAGACTGTACGGCCTGAAGACGACCCCTTTGTAGAACATTATCAGACTCCGGCTATTTTGGAGATTCTCTACGAACTAGATCCGGCTTTCCGCCAGGCGGTAGAAAAATTTATTGCTGCCATTGCTGCCAATGAGGCCCTGGTGGGGAGGGAGGCTATCCGCCGCTATGGCGGCTTCTATGGACCCACATGTGTGGTAGACTTTGCCTATTGCCCGGGCTCGACCAGTAATGTGGTTAATGATATTCTGCGGGGACTGGATATAGATAAGGACTACAAGAAGGCCATCCTTTCCGCCAAATCTTGGGGTATGAATACCTCATACGGTATTGGTGCCGCCTTTGCCGCGGCCATTGAGGCTGGTAAGACGGCGTCTGAAGCAGTCAAAGAAGAAATTGCCATGCTGCAACTGGTTTACGATCGGCCCATTGAAGCCCAAACCAGGTTGATGATTGAAGCAGGGCATTCCTCTTTTGACGTTAAGAAGTACATGGAAATGTATAAAGAAAGGATGCGCCCCGCTGTTAAAGCAGCCGTAGATGCCGGGGTCCATTATGGGAACATAGTCACCGTACCTGCCTACTGTGTCGGTGACGTGGCTCACCACATAGCCCAATCAATGTTCAATATGGCTAAAGATGATATGACCATGGCCATTATCGAGGCCGTAACGGAAGTAATGGAGAAAACTTTGAACGTTGGCTTGGAACAGGGCTTTAAGAGCCAGTATGATGTCCTGAGTGTGGCCACGGGCTCTTCGGCCGCTGCCGTAGCCTATATTTTAGAAAAAGATGGTTTCACTGTTCCCATGGTTATCGATCTTTTAACTAAGCGCTTCTTCAACTATGTTCAGAAATATCCCAACCGCGGTGCGGCGGCCGAACTCCACAATTGTGATTTCCTGGATATGCTCCACCGCGGCAGCAAGATACTAGAGGTAAGCCCGATAGGTGCTGGCGGTAAAGTACGAGGTATTCCGGTACAACTTGATCCCATTGACGCCAATGATGTTATTACCAACCCGCAGCGTTATACTTATCCTGCCTGTGCCATTACGGTACGTTTCTCTTCATTGATGCGTTTAGCGGATTTCCCCTGTCTCCTGACCAGCGAGCCGGTTACCGCCACCTTGATGACTAATATTATCGCCCTGGATCCCCAAACACCTGGTTCCCCGGCAAGGGTTTGCAAGGATTGTGCCGTTACTACTTTGATTAAGCGACATGATTATTGCAATTGGAAGCAATCGGTTTGA
- a CDS encoding beta-ribofuranosylaminobenzene 5'-phosphate synthase family protein has translation MPIFRVKTSARLHLGQLDLNGSMGRLYGGIGLAVDRPCLEISAQPDKDLNIAGPEEEVDRALAIARQYCRHYGLPGAKIQIASSFPAHSGLGSGTQLSLALGLALTRVYGLQPAIMELARLTDREGSRSGIGVAVFTRGGFLVDGGMPAARRNGAGETPFQVPPVVACLPFPREWGIVLATPHKQERISGSKEKLAFQSLPPMAEELSGRLCRLVLMKVLPALVEKNLALFGEGVTEMQQIIGSYFAPVQGGVFATREGAELAELLLSAGAAGVGQSSWGPTVYGFASEEKLAILEKAARSYLSGRGDVWVARGRNQGASWGWCKVAEKESNSRFEYYGATKI, from the coding sequence ATGCCGATTTTTCGGGTTAAGACCAGCGCCCGCCTGCACCTGGGTCAACTGGACCTCAACGGCTCGATGGGCCGCCTGTACGGGGGTATAGGCCTGGCTGTAGATCGGCCCTGCCTGGAAATCAGCGCCCAGCCGGATAAAGACCTAAATATCGCCGGTCCGGAGGAAGAAGTGGATAGGGCCCTGGCCATTGCCCGGCAGTATTGCCGGCATTATGGTTTACCCGGCGCAAAGATTCAAATTGCCAGCTCCTTCCCGGCCCACAGCGGGCTGGGGTCAGGAACCCAGCTTTCCCTGGCCCTTGGCCTGGCCCTCACTCGCGTTTACGGTTTGCAACCGGCGATAATGGAACTGGCCCGGCTTACGGACCGGGAAGGCAGCCGTTCCGGCATTGGCGTGGCCGTCTTCACCCGGGGCGGTTTCCTGGTGGACGGCGGTATGCCGGCAGCGCGCCGGAACGGCGCCGGTGAAACCCCTTTCCAGGTGCCCCCGGTTGTCGCCTGTCTACCTTTTCCTCGGGAATGGGGTATCGTCCTGGCAACACCCCATAAGCAGGAGAGAATTAGCGGCAGCAAAGAAAAACTGGCATTTCAATCACTGCCGCCGATGGCTGAGGAGCTCTCCGGCAGGCTTTGCCGCCTGGTGCTTATGAAGGTCCTGCCGGCCCTGGTCGAAAAGAATCTCGCTCTTTTTGGGGAAGGGGTCACTGAGATGCAGCAAATTATCGGTTCATATTTTGCACCCGTCCAGGGAGGGGTTTTTGCCACCCGGGAAGGAGCCGAACTCGCAGAACTCCTCCTGTCGGCAGGGGCGGCCGGAGTCGGGCAAAGCTCCTGGGGGCCGACAGTTTACGGCTTTGCCTCTGAAGAAAAACTGGCCATTCTGGAAAAGGCGGCCCGGTCCTATCTTTCGGGTAGAGGGGACGTGTGGGTAGCCCGGGGGCGGAATCAAGGTGCCAGTTGGGGCTGGTGCAAAGTCGCGGAGAAAGAGAGTAACAGCAGGTTCGAGTACTATGGGGCAACAAAAATTTGA
- a CDS encoding flavoprotein, which produces MGQQKFEYQGRIAWGITGAGHFLHQCLDILKELKAVDVFISRAGREVLRSYGLLESLTATGHRLYWDHTGASRPVTGLYRGYYRLVVIAPATSNSVAKMAWGIADSLVTNLFAHAGKCRVPVIILPTDMPGEEVSVAPGGIRVQLLPRPIDVGNISRLATWPGVTIAPNPLDLKNLVL; this is translated from the coding sequence ATGGGGCAACAAAAATTTGAATACCAGGGGCGAATTGCCTGGGGTATTACTGGAGCGGGCCATTTTCTCCACCAGTGCCTGGATATTTTAAAAGAACTCAAGGCGGTCGACGTTTTTATTTCCCGCGCCGGCCGCGAGGTGCTAAGGAGTTATGGGCTGCTGGAATCCTTAACAGCCACCGGCCACCGGTTGTACTGGGATCATACCGGGGCTTCCCGGCCGGTAACCGGGCTGTACCGGGGGTATTACCGCTTGGTGGTTATCGCCCCGGCCACCTCCAACTCGGTTGCCAAAATGGCCTGGGGTATAGCCGATAGCCTGGTGACCAACTTGTTCGCCCATGCCGGCAAGTGCCGGGTGCCGGTTATAATTCTGCCAACCGATATGCCGGGAGAAGAAGTATCCGTGGCCCCCGGCGGTATCCGGGTCCAGTTGCTCCCCCGGCCCATCGACGTCGGCAATATTTCCAGGCTGGCAACCTGGCCGGGAGTTACCATAGCACCGAACCCCCTGGACTTAAAAAACCTGGTACTTTAA
- a CDS encoding ATP-grasp domain-containing protein gives MFLIVGISSRAVVESAVQAGFNVLALDYYGDWDSRQQGPVLGLKSDLGLMPSVKNLLALARSITLVPGGPAIDTCDNPFEGMVYTSGPDNHPEGLGFWERRGLLAGNPPSALKGVRDPWLLRKALAQINVAMPPFTRADRRLMPATGRQWLLKPLASGGGHGIRLLSREPVKARSQLTALQDKEGFIIQQFIPGIPCSATFLADGRRAVLLGASRQLVGAGEPGARPFVYAGNIVPLVLPFRPGMQVLERLLNRIAGHLTATFGLKGLNTIDFIANSRGIWVLEVNPRWSASVELIEKKLNLPLFAWHIAACGFGNAINPELIFSGGGVGNDRGRPACRPTVQYDFWGKAIVYAQKTFTVAPLIGPGLLYRQGMRDIPLPGTLVSAGQPVCTVIVRAASENSCRQQLGSRAAWARRILGEGDGDCRTSVAY, from the coding sequence TTGTTCCTTATAGTCGGCATAAGCTCTCGAGCCGTGGTGGAGTCTGCCGTTCAGGCCGGCTTTAATGTACTGGCCCTTGACTATTATGGCGACTGGGATAGTCGCCAGCAGGGGCCGGTGCTTGGTTTGAAGAGTGATCTTGGCCTTATGCCCTCGGTAAAGAACCTCCTCGCCCTAGCCAGGAGCATAACTCTGGTCCCCGGAGGTCCGGCGATTGATACCTGTGATAATCCCTTCGAGGGAATGGTTTATACGTCAGGGCCTGACAACCACCCGGAAGGGCTGGGATTTTGGGAAAGACGAGGTCTGCTGGCAGGCAACCCTCCCTCGGCCTTAAAAGGCGTTCGAGATCCCTGGCTGCTCCGCAAGGCTCTGGCGCAGATAAATGTTGCTATGCCTCCCTTTACAAGGGCGGATCGCCGGTTAATGCCGGCTACAGGCAGGCAATGGTTGCTGAAACCCCTGGCCAGTGGCGGCGGCCACGGTATTCGCCTGTTATCCCGGGAGCCGGTGAAGGCGAGGTCCCAATTAACGGCCTTGCAGGACAAAGAGGGTTTTATAATTCAACAGTTTATTCCCGGTATACCTTGTTCGGCTACTTTTCTGGCCGATGGGCGGCGGGCCGTCTTGCTCGGTGCCAGCCGGCAGCTCGTGGGAGCGGGTGAACCGGGGGCGCGCCCGTTTGTCTATGCCGGCAATATTGTTCCCCTTGTCCTTCCCTTTCGGCCCGGAATGCAGGTTTTGGAAAGGCTTCTTAACCGCATAGCCGGGCACCTGACAGCAACCTTTGGCCTTAAAGGGTTGAATACAATTGATTTTATAGCTAATTCGAGGGGGATCTGGGTTCTGGAAGTTAATCCACGCTGGTCGGCCTCAGTCGAACTCATTGAAAAAAAGCTCAATCTGCCCCTTTTTGCCTGGCATATTGCTGCCTGCGGTTTTGGGAACGCAATAAATCCAGAGCTCATTTTTTCCGGAGGCGGCGTGGGCAATGACCGGGGAAGGCCCGCCTGCCGACCCACTGTACAGTACGACTTTTGGGGAAAGGCCATCGTCTACGCGCAAAAGACCTTTACCGTAGCACCGCTCATAGGCCCCGGGCTTCTTTACCGGCAGGGAATGCGCGATATCCCGCTGCCGGGAACGCTGGTCTCTGCCGGCCAGCCGGTCTGCACGGTCATAGTTCGGGCCGCCAGCGAAAACTCTTGCCGGCAACAACTGGGTTCCCGGGCTGCCTGGGCACGGAGAATTTTAGGAGAAGGTGACGGCGATTGTCGAACATCTGTGGCTTATTGA
- a CDS encoding DUF447 domain-containing protein: MILEAIVSTISPAGAINFAPMGVHLLQQTPGKEGNDFPRSAPREQRGPAGDTRPGFRLRPYSSSQTYKNLYATREGVICFTDDVLLFVETALFSSCPPYSQSRQVRPPRLAGAGAFWEFRVTTFDAAIEPAVVEAEILHCEAETGVYGFCRARMAVLEAAIAATRWQYIETEWLARNWPYWRELVNKTGGVREMQAYNLIREFLQEQGISLP, from the coding sequence ATGATCCTCGAGGCGATAGTTTCTACGATCAGCCCTGCAGGCGCAATCAATTTTGCTCCCATGGGGGTCCACCTGCTCCAGCAAACTCCCGGCAAGGAAGGCAATGATTTTCCCCGGAGCGCTCCCCGGGAGCAAAGGGGTCCTGCGGGGGATACCCGGCCGGGGTTTCGCCTGCGACCCTATAGCAGTTCGCAAACCTATAAGAATTTGTATGCAACGAGGGAGGGGGTAATCTGCTTTACGGATGACGTCTTGCTCTTTGTGGAGACGGCCCTTTTTTCTTCCTGCCCTCCGTATTCACAGTCCCGGCAGGTCCGGCCGCCGCGGCTGGCAGGTGCCGGCGCTTTCTGGGAGTTCAGGGTAACTACTTTTGACGCTGCTATCGAACCGGCTGTGGTTGAGGCGGAAATCCTGCATTGCGAAGCAGAAACCGGTGTTTACGGTTTCTGTCGCGCCCGGATGGCCGTACTGGAGGCCGCCATCGCCGCGACCCGATGGCAATATATTGAAACCGAATGGCTGGCAAGAAACTGGCCTTACTGGCGGGAGCTAGTCAACAAGACCGGCGGGGTGCGGGAGATGCAGGCTTACAACCTTATCCGTGAATTTTTGCAGGAGCAAGGCATCTCCTTGCCTTGA
- a CDS encoding DUF6513 domain-containing protein, whose protein sequence is MARYLLVTGKLACRALEKVVAGLELPGGWVIKVLPRSVAALMTTEYISRHLQGVREETGAEIIIIPGLCQGPLECITAATGCRVLRGPADLEDLPACLIGYKTPGAIHAPPAEEAGPGPRLKILAEIVAASGLTLPQIVERARYYRQGGADIIDIGCDVDQSFPHLGEAVRALKAEGFTVSVDSHRAEDIRDANKAGVDLVLSLNSENLELAKELECPAVIIPDEGEGLPSLYRNIEQMERWGRPYVIDPILPPLTLGLAEGISRYVEVRKRFPDRAVLMGLGNVTELVDADSTGINALLVGLATELNIDYVLTTEVSHRAAGAVKEVDLARRLMQRALAQGRLPKHLDDGLLTIKDPRSNLFTETELREMQAQIKDKNFRIFVAGRYIYVFNNRLFLRGTSAEELIARLPVTDPAHAFYLGRELDKAELAARLGKRYRQDFPLRWGYMNADAAGERDQR, encoded by the coding sequence ATGGCCAGGTACTTGCTGGTGACGGGAAAATTAGCCTGCAGGGCTCTGGAAAAGGTCGTTGCGGGTCTCGAGCTACCGGGAGGCTGGGTCATAAAAGTGTTGCCGCGATCGGTAGCGGCATTGATGACTACAGAGTATATCAGCCGGCATCTCCAGGGAGTGCGGGAGGAGACCGGCGCGGAAATAATAATCATCCCCGGCCTGTGTCAGGGCCCCCTGGAATGCATTACCGCAGCCACAGGCTGCCGGGTGCTGCGGGGTCCCGCGGACCTAGAAGACCTGCCCGCCTGCTTAATCGGGTACAAAACGCCCGGTGCTATCCACGCTCCTCCGGCGGAAGAAGCCGGTCCCGGGCCGCGGCTCAAAATCCTGGCGGAAATAGTGGCAGCCTCCGGCTTGACCCTGCCGCAAATAGTGGAACGGGCGCGTTACTACCGGCAGGGCGGGGCCGATATCATTGATATTGGCTGTGATGTAGACCAATCTTTCCCCCACCTGGGGGAAGCGGTGCGGGCCTTAAAAGCAGAAGGGTTCACCGTCAGCGTAGACAGTCACCGGGCCGAGGACATTCGCGATGCCAATAAAGCGGGAGTGGATCTGGTCTTAAGCCTCAACTCCGAGAACCTGGAGCTGGCTAAAGAACTGGAGTGTCCTGCCGTAATAATCCCCGATGAAGGTGAGGGGTTGCCTTCCCTGTACCGCAACATCGAACAAATGGAGCGCTGGGGCCGGCCCTATGTCATTGACCCCATCCTGCCGCCGTTGACCCTGGGACTGGCGGAGGGGATCAGCCGCTACGTGGAAGTGAGAAAAAGGTTCCCGGACCGGGCGGTGCTTATGGGCCTGGGCAATGTTACTGAGCTGGTGGATGCCGATAGTACGGGTATCAATGCCCTCCTGGTGGGTTTGGCCACGGAATTGAATATCGATTATGTCCTTACCACCGAAGTCAGTCACCGGGCTGCTGGTGCCGTTAAAGAGGTCGACCTGGCTCGCAGGCTTATGCAGCGGGCGCTGGCGCAGGGGCGCCTGCCTAAACATCTGGACGACGGGCTTTTAACCATTAAAGACCCCCGGAGCAATCTTTTCACCGAAACCGAGCTGCGCGAGATGCAGGCTCAAATTAAAGATAAAAACTTCCGGATTTTTGTGGCCGGCCGGTATATTTATGTGTTTAATAACCGTCTTTTCCTCCGCGGTACCAGCGCCGAAGAACTTATTGCCCGGCTACCGGTGACTGATCCCGCCCACGCTTTTTACCTGGGGCGAGAACTGGATAAAGCTGAGCTCGCCGCCCGGCTGGGGAAGAGGTACCGGCAGGATTTTCCCTTGCGGTGGGGCTATATGAACGCCGACGCGGCCGGGGAGCGGGACCAAAGATGA
- a CDS encoding MIP/aquaporin family protein, translating to MQASMIKKFCAEFIGTWMLVVVGAGAAAVTLMLAQGEKAASQFNIGIGALGGLGDWLSIGLAFAIVIAAGIYIFGPVSGAHFNPAVTIALWASKRFPAAEVIPYLIAQFGGAAFGALTLLAMLGMKGATVGGLGAPGPFPGISLSQVFIAEAVGTFILMLTIMGIAVDKRAPQGWAGLIIGLIVGGVITTLGNVSGQGINPARTFGPYLIDSLAGGPNNWPVFWIYLLAPIVGAIIAVWIYDAVVKEG from the coding sequence ATGCAGGCTTCTATGATCAAAAAATTTTGCGCGGAATTCATTGGCACCTGGATGCTGGTAGTAGTCGGCGCCGGGGCTGCCGCTGTAACCCTCATGCTGGCCCAGGGGGAAAAAGCGGCTTCCCAGTTCAATATAGGTATCGGCGCCCTGGGGGGGCTGGGAGACTGGCTTTCCATAGGCCTGGCCTTTGCAATTGTAATTGCGGCGGGAATTTATATTTTTGGTCCCGTATCTGGCGCGCATTTTAACCCGGCGGTAACTATCGCCCTCTGGGCCAGCAAGCGCTTCCCGGCGGCTGAAGTTATACCCTATTTAATCGCCCAGTTCGGCGGTGCGGCCTTCGGTGCCCTGACCTTACTGGCTATGCTGGGTATGAAAGGGGCTACAGTCGGCGGCCTCGGTGCCCCGGGACCTTTCCCCGGTATCAGTTTGAGCCAGGTTTTTATTGCCGAAGCAGTAGGAACATTTATCCTGATGTTGACCATCATGGGGATCGCAGTCGATAAACGTGCCCCCCAGGGTTGGGCGGGATTGATTATCGGACTTATCGTGGGAGGCGTAATTACAACTTTAGGTAATGTTTCCGGACAAGGGATTAACCCCGCCCGTACCTTCGGGCCTTATCTGATTGACAGCCTGGCTGGCGGGCCCAACAACTGGCCTGTCTTCTGGATATACCTGCTGGCACCCATCGTGGGGGCAATTATTGCCGTCTGGATTTACGACGCTGTTGTCAAGGAAGGGTAA
- a CDS encoding NADP-dependent methylenetetrahydromethanopterin/methylenetetrahydrofolate dehydrogenase, producing the protein MKKLLLHLERDTRASVFDQVVAYDAGVDHVMAYGGISPAEVAPLVYGVMFTRGGEDLRHSAIFIGGTRVVEAEELLDQVQKTFFGPVRVAVMFDPNGCNTTASAAVQKIARGRNLTGKKALVLAGTGPVGTRIAKLLFREGCQVLLSSRQLERAQEVCQHLKQQGGVEVEPLQVTGKQDANAALAKGINIAVCCGSPGVQLLDQATWTQQESLEIMADINAVEPLGIEGIKVGDDGKERQGKIVYGAIAIGNLKMKVHRAALQALYQRNDQVLDLEAIYTLTKELGA; encoded by the coding sequence ATGAAAAAGCTTTTACTCCATTTGGAGAGGGATACTAGAGCCAGTGTCTTTGATCAGGTTGTAGCCTATGACGCCGGGGTTGATCACGTCATGGCTTACGGGGGGATTTCGCCGGCGGAAGTAGCACCCCTGGTCTATGGTGTTATGTTTACTCGCGGCGGGGAGGATTTACGCCATTCAGCGATATTTATCGGCGGCACCCGGGTGGTTGAGGCGGAGGAACTCCTCGACCAAGTACAAAAAACCTTTTTCGGCCCGGTGAGGGTTGCGGTGATGTTTGATCCCAACGGCTGCAATACCACGGCATCGGCAGCCGTACAAAAAATTGCGCGGGGGCGCAACCTTACCGGCAAGAAAGCCCTGGTCCTTGCCGGCACCGGCCCTGTAGGCACCAGGATTGCCAAACTATTGTTTCGAGAAGGCTGCCAGGTCTTACTATCTTCACGCCAATTAGAACGGGCTCAAGAAGTTTGCCAGCACCTTAAGCAACAAGGAGGGGTGGAGGTAGAGCCCCTGCAGGTTACCGGGAAGCAGGATGCAAATGCCGCCCTGGCAAAGGGGATCAATATCGCCGTCTGCTGCGGCAGCCCGGGGGTGCAGTTACTGGACCAGGCCACCTGGACGCAACAGGAGAGCCTGGAAATCATGGCTGATATCAATGCTGTGGAACCCCTGGGCATTGAAGGCATTAAGGTGGGTGATGACGGGAAGGAGAGGCAGGGGAAAATCGTTTATGGGGCTATTGCTATTGGCAACTTAAAAATGAAGGTCCATCGTGCTGCCCTGCAGGCCTTATATCAACGTAACGATCAGGTTCTGGACCTGGAAGCTATTTATACTTTAACCAAAGAGTTGGGAGCCTGA